In Telopea speciosissima isolate NSW1024214 ecotype Mountain lineage chromosome 10, Tspe_v1, whole genome shotgun sequence, the DNA window GATAAATCAACATCCTACATCCATCGTGCACACAGTAACCACGCAGAGAGACCAAATTCTCATGCTGAGCTGTGGAAAGGCATTCAACCTCAGCCATGAATTCCCTTTCCACCATACCCAAGTCTCCAGACAGTCTCTTAACAGCCAGCACGGTTCCATTTGGTAATGTTGCCTTATATACCAATCCAAATCCCCCACAGCCTATGATGTTTTCTTGGTCAAAATTGTTTGTTGCTTTTGAGATATCTGATACTGTGAGATCCTTGAATTCATTACAGTTTCCGGGGAACAACATCACCAGACTTGAATCCTCCACCATAAGGGGAGGTACGCCAAAATTGGAGCTGCATGAACTGAGTTCCAGATGAATCTTGTTACTGTCCTCTCTTCTGAGTTTGATCTTTTTGGATACTATCCAAAGAGTTAGCACAGCGAACACAAAACCACACCCTAAGCATATTCCGAGAACTACCAAAAGGTGTTCCGCGTTGGTGCTCTTGCTGGGTGCAGGACTGGTGGTAGTTTCCTCATTTTGAATGTGGCAAGGCCGTTGCACGGGCGGACCACACAACCCTGGATTCCCAACAAAACTGGAGATGGGGAAAGTATCAAACTGGCCGTCCACTGGTATAGGCCCTTCCAGATTGTTATATGCAACACTGAACCAAGACAAGAAATGGAGCTGAACCAGCGACGATGGGATCTCACCGGTAAGGTTGTTCCCTGAAAGATCCAGTGTTTCCAAGTTGGTGAGATTGGATAGCTGGTCAGGAATCACACCAGAGAACTTGTTGAGGCTGAGGTCTAGCACAAGAAGGTTATGCAACATTCCAATCTCTGGAGGAATGCTGCCATTAATGCTGTTGTTTCCCAGGTATATCGCAGGGGGTAAACTGGAGATCTGAGTGTACACTTGCCCATTATTATTTTGGGTGACGACAAAGACGGGTAGCTCGAGATTAATCTGATTCAAAGGAACTGATGAGACCAGCATGGGCATCCCTGTGAACTCTAGAGGCAATTCTCCTGTAAGAAAGTTACTAGACAAGTCTATATAGAAGAGTTTTGGTAGTGTTCCAAACCACCCAGGGATTGAACCTGTGAACTGATTTAAAGACAAATCCAAGACCTCCAACTTCCCGAGATTAACTAACCAGTTGGGCAATTGGCCGGTGAGCTGACAACCACCAATAGCCAGAACCCGGATATTTTGGAATCCATCAGAATCAATGTTGACGGGAATCGCCTCTCCATAGAAGTTCTCCCCCAGGAGAAGTGTGGTGAGGTTCCTGCTATGCATCAGAATCCGCAATGCTCCAGTGATATTGGTCAGCCGATTGGCCGAAATTGCGAGATAAGATAGTTTCCTCAATGCAAGTATTTCAGGCTGGATTTGTCCCTCGAGCTGGTTCTTCGTGAATCGGATTGCAGTTAAGGAGGGACATGAGTATATGCTTAGTGGCATATAACCAGAAAAGTTGTTTCCAGCCAAGTCTAGGGTGTTCAATTGCACAAATTTGGAGAAATCAATGGTGGATAACTCTCCTTCGAACCCATTGAGCCTTAGACTCACGACCCGGAGATTTGTGCAATTCGTGAAGGATGGAGGCAGAAGACCAGTGAGGTTGTTCTGGTAGAGGATCAGTTCTTCCAAATTCGTCAGCTTCCCAATGTCCTGAGGTAGTTGCCCTGTCAAATAATTGCAGGAAAGGTCAAGAATGTTGAGGTTGACAAGGCGAA includes these proteins:
- the LOC122641496 gene encoding tyrosine-sulfated glycopeptide receptor 1-like encodes the protein MLLWLHPSRHDKFVLNPEKTLFELLCFLFLFCFPTPHHACRELDRVSLLSFSQNLSTPLNWSSSSSSECCGWEGIYCDANGWVKSLWLPSKGLRGPLSVSLANLTHLSYLNLSHNFLSGPLPLSFVSSFDHLKTLDLSFNRLSGELPASASPNRSLSLQILDLSSNLFSGDFQLSFLEQASNLSTLDISNNSFRGIIPSSICQNYAMLKHLDFSFNLFSQGIPLGLHMCSQLEVFRAGWNQLIGPLPDDIYGIISLKQLSVPSNNISGNIDGADQIVRLVNLNILDLSCNYLTGQLPQDIGKLTNLEELILYQNNLTGLLPPSFTNCTNLRVVSLRLNGFEGELSTIDFSKFVQLNTLDLAGNNFSGYMPLSIYSCPSLTAIRFTKNQLEGQIQPEILALRKLSYLAISANRLTNITGALRILMHSRNLTTLLLGENFYGEAIPVNIDSDGFQNIRVLAIGGCQLTGQLPNWLVNLGKLEVLDLSLNQFTGSIPGWFGTLPKLFYIDLSSNFLTGELPLEFTGMPMLVSSVPLNQINLELPVFVVTQNNNGQVYTQISSLPPAIYLGNNSINGSIPPEIGMLHNLLVLDLSLNKFSGVIPDQLSNLTNLETLDLSGNNLTGEIPSSLVQLHFLSWFSVAYNNLEGPIPVDGQFDTFPISSFVGNPGLCGPPVQRPCHIQNEETTTSPAPSKSTNAEHLLVVLGICLGCGFVFAVLTLWIVSKKIKLRREDSNKIHLELSSCSSNFGVPPLMVEDSSLVMLFPGNCNEFKDLTVSDISKATNNFDQENIIGCGGFGLVYKATLPNGTVLAVKRLSGDLGMVEREFMAEVECLSTAQHENLVSLRGYCVHDGCRMLIYPFMENGSLDYWLHEKTDGASVLDWHTRLKIVQGACRGLSYMHQICEPHIIHRDIKSSNILLDEHFEAHVADFGLSRLIFPYDTHVSTELVGTLGYIPPEYGQAWVATLRGDVYSFGVVMLELLTRKRPLEVFNPKMTRELVGWVQKMKSQGMQDEVFDPLLRGKGHEKEMQQVLEVACLCVNQNPFKRPTITEVEGWLKNVGVAP